GTGTCCCAAGTAGGAACACATAAATATGAATGACCCTTGAACTCCTTTATTCTTGGGAATTCAGATGTGCAATCAATAATGGCAGGGTTACCAGGCGGCAATAAACGAGGTGAAGCAGGCCAACCACCAACATATAAACCCTCACATATTTGAGAGTAAGGTTCGTCACCAGTAAGGAACCTTCTCGCCATTGAAAAAGCTCTATTAAAATACAGATATGGGGAGAACATGATAGTGGACAAAATTGGGAAAGTCCCATCTGGGTTTTTGCCCAAAAGCATGGGAAGATCGATTGAAGGGTGAGAAGCAATTGAAACAAGCCATGAAATCAATGATGCATACAACAATGGTATTGCCAACACTGTGAACCCAAATCTACTGAAGAAGAGATATAATAACATCCATGCCGTTGCCTTCATAGCTATTAAGACTGATAAGCCTAAACCCATCTCTGATTCACAATCAGAAATCAAAAACGAGAAATTCCCAAATCAGAAATCGGAAATCggaaataatttgataatttcacAAATTTCTTTATCTTTAGGCTACGAAACTGAATATTCCTTTAATGCTATTGTGACTGATAAGTCCAACGCGAATGCAGGAAACTTCCCTTACCCTTTGCagctttaaaaatgaaattttgtgcGGGGAATGGATGGATTTTCTAGCTGCCAATTGCCTTAATTTATAAGAGGAAAAAGttatgggtaaactataaaaatagtcatttttatttgactcggattacattttaattaattatatttgaaatgttacattttagtcatttacgttatcattTTATTACGAAATGGTCACTTTACCGTTAAACTGCAGTCCTACGTGGCCGTCCAagtgggttttaaatgccaacttagatatttagttgctggaataaaaataggtttttaattaaataaatttaatgtggactgtcacgtaggacatccaagttggcatttaaaatctATTTGGACTGTCACGTAGGACCGCTGTTAGAGAGGTAATGAAGCTTAACAATAGAGTAACCACTTCGTAATaaaacaataacgtaagtgattAATAcgtaatatttaaaacataagtgactaaaatgtaatataatacaaacaaaagtgactacttttatagtttaccctatttattattaatatatttaatatagtgatgaaatttcaatgaaattaaaattaaaatagtataatAAATTATGGGGTGTTTGGTAAACATAATTTTGGATCTTTTTAAGTTGATTTGGGCATAAATGGAGAATTGGATAGTCAAATCCTCTCATTGTAATATTTGGTGAATGAATATTTTCAATAGCTTATTAAGCTAAAACCTCCAAAATAAAAAACGCTAAAATGGATAACTTTTTTTACAACTGATTGGAAAGGAGATATATGGAAGGACATATTTGATCATGTTTGCTAAAAAATTACTTTGTTTGTCACTatgtacaattatattgatacactaataatatttatcaattttcataaggttaatatttacaaataaagaacttaagaaatttgtttatttaaaattttaaaatattcactaattaatttcgataatgaatgttttaattcattggtaatagtgttttatttcaataatttcacctaataaaatctaaagtattataaaataaatacttaataataaaatgtgtaatgtctttatttatcattttacacATATCGATTTCAACTATCGATAAGTTttaccaaataattttaaatattagaatCATTTGGTCAAATCAGTTAGTAAAATCAGTTGATCAAACTAGTCATCACAATCAACAATCAACAATCAACTATCAACCAATTACCAAACAAGACCTAAGATGTGGAATATTTAAGATgcgataaaaatatataaaataattaaaacatgtggTTGtcgtaaaaataatatataaacattatgTGTAcggaaaataataatagtaataataataataacgtgAACAccatataaatgattttttatataaattgaatcaacataaaaaatatattaaatttgaacttttgaagtcaatgaaattaaaattaaaatactataataaattatttaaaatatgaaatgatttaagatgtaataaaatatatgaaataactaaaacatgTGGGtgtcataaaaatatatattatatataattcaaaatttacacaaaataaattattggtGTCAATGGTGTGTACGGAAAATAAATCATTGATATtgtcaaaatcatttttattttggaaaaaaaaaacaaaaattagttgttgactttaaaaaaacaaaaattgggagtcgccaccaatcttttattgcggtgtgattggatcacctaaaaaatagttttggtctacgagttttagaaaaacagaTTTGGGAGTcaattacgtacgaggaagaattagcaccctcgtaacgcccaaaaattggtaccaaattgattaattaacgtcttaaagtcgagagttttaaaaatgcgatccttaattaagttaaattatttattaagactttttcattttgaaaaaaaaaaagaaaaatatcacacccaatgcattagggcacgacattttgTTCTCTTCAAAATGAGTTAGTCCaaaaaaactcgtgtaataaaatttaagaaaatatctaattttgtaaaatttatgaagaaatcgcagcccaatacgttacggcacaatttcctaaaatcccaaacattcaatatttcctttatttttttttaaaaatatgtctcgagaaatcaacgtgtcacatccaatacattaggacacaacctattgaattcccgatgacaagttttattttgtttgattaaagagcaatcctcgattgttagattttacgaagaaaattagaacccaatacgttagagctcaattttcttgaaaatcttAAATACAAGTGTAATACCCGATTTTTGCCCCGGGTTCAAATAATAAACGGGCCCAAATGAAACTGTCCAATTACAACAAAACCCAGACCCGATTAAACTATAAAGGCCCAAATTAGTGGCCCAAAATAGTCaggaaccctagggtttctaaggaTCTCTATGGCCGCCTCATACTACTAGTGCCGCAACCACATCCTCCATGCGAACGGGATCTTCGCAATCTTCACCTGCAAacacaagaaaggaaagaaaatcaaatcaaatcaaatcaagcagatttcttttattatttctctaTTTCATTCGGTTATAAAATACCCATTGCAATACTGTAAACGTGATCCCCGAATCTGAAATCAATAAAGAAACAAGTATTTTCACAACAAACAGAGAGTAAATCGGAATTAAAGGTTGATATACATTTTcgttttactatttattttctttttttattgttttattatatactgatataaaatgagataaaaggTAAAGAGACTCACCATGATTCGCTTCTGAAACGCTACAAGCGGTTGAGGTAACCGTCTCCGAGGATAGACGGTCGGAAGCCGAAGAGTTTCTCAAAGTTTGGGGCTTTTCCGGCCATATTTCAAAAGATTTGAACCCAGATTTGGGGTTTAAAGGGTTAGAAGGGCCAAGAAGggatttttttccccttttccgGCCACCGCAGATGGCGGTGCCGACGCCGGAGATCGGCGGCTGGTGACCGGCCGATGACCAGACCCCTGGCCGGACGAATGGGGGAGGAGAGTTTTTGGGAAAagctttttggtttttttttaaaagggcttaaaatgatttttttggtgaGTTTGGGAGTTTTTATAAGGTaccaaaacggcaccgttttggagAGTCCCCAGACGcctaaaacggtgtcgttttgagTACCCGACCCGGATCCGACCCGATCCACCTTAATATCCACGCGTTTTTAtacggaggggtaaattgcgcttttaggcCCTcctccttttaatatttttataatcaagtttttttttaaattcgcctttaatttattttttaatttcaatttagtccctatagaACGatgccgttttagaggagaagggaaaatttatcttccagcccctctatatAATTCGCGCGATTAATCTAATCCTttgggctttatttatttacggatTTGCCCCAGATTTTTTATTggcagttcaatttagttttttttatcttaaaattaattaattttaataatgtaattattttttatttttttatatgtaattattttttataatctatatgtatatatttattttagtatatatatgtatgtatacatataaatatttttaaccaattttatttatttatatatatatgaatatatttatttttttaaaatgcaaatgtatgttttttatactttataatttatattttttcctttattttcataaatgcatctTGTGTGTATAAGTTTCATAGCCCAAGATTTCATATGTAAATTAGGTGTatgacttttaatttcaatgcatatattatgtgccttttattctttatattttgtttattttcttcattcgattattaattcatgttttcgtttatatgttaaaagaattgtttttttattttgatcaattatttgacattttgtatgtgattatttttattatgtatattgattttaattattcatttatttatattatttctatgccacttgtaatatttattattgtattgtatatttaatgtagcattacatcatttttttactcgattttaaacttttcaaaattgagagaatgcttgtatttaggattttcaaggaaattgagccttaacgtattgggttccgattttcttcgttaaatctaacaatcgagcatttctctttaataaaaaaaataagaactcattattgggaattcaacacgttgtgtcctaacgtattggatgtgacgcattgatttctcgaaatgaagatttttctaaaaataataaaggaaatattcgagtttgggattttggaggaattgtgtcctaacgtattgggcatgcgatttcttaaatcttgaataaatggatattcttttaaatttttattatacgagtattttggcctaattcatttttgaggaaattagaatgtcgtgccctaacgcattgggtgtggcattttctttctctgaaatgataagggtcttaatacgtaacgttttttaagtttttgctaaggattatatttttcaaattttcgacattaagacattaattaattaactaggtaccaatttttgggcgtaatgagggtgctaatccttcctcatacgtaaccaactcccggacccgtttttctaaaattcgtagaccaaagtcgtttttaggtgacccaatcacaccttaaataaaagattggtggcgactcccaatttttccaattttaatcgacatctaatttttatttttttccaaaacaaaaaaatggttttgacaacgagtattatctctattttgaaaaactctattttcaaattcgagtaaaaagatgacgtgatgttataatatatatatgccacaataataaatacaacaataataatcaatggcatagaaataatgtatataaataaataaatgaagctAATACACATAAAAAATGACATGTaaagtattaaataaatgagcaaaataatgtaaatgaaaacacaaattaataaacaaatgaaggaactaaataaaataaagaaagaataaaaggtacataatatatacattaaattataaagaataaaagacatacacatggatttacatataaaattttgggctatagaatttataacaaaatatataatgtgtttatgaaaataaagaaaatatataagtatatataaatgaaaaaaacattcgttaaaaatatatatatacataaatatatacacatacacatttatagaaaaatatataaaataagttaaataataattacattatattaaaaataggcgtatatatggaaataaatatatacataagtatacatatataaaaaagaaaagaaaataattacatatgaaaataataattaccttattaattaatgaaaaaaaaaactaaatcgaATTGTAAAACAAGAATCTGGGGCAATTTCGCAAATAATTGAAGATCGGAGGACCTTATTGAACACGCTACTAATTCAAAAgggctggaagggcaatttttccttctcctctaaacgGCGTCATTCCATCAGGACGAAAtcgaaattgaaaataaataaagggataaatttagaaaataataaaacactcaattgcaaaaacattaaaaggtgGAGGGGCCAAaagcgcaatttgcccctccgtataaaacacgcggatcctaaggCTGGGTCGGGTCGGATTCGGATCAACCCGGGccttaaacggtgccgttttgggaaggctatttaagccaagatttggttaaaaattttcatttcctttcagttttttaaaaaaaattcaaaaaaaccttcaaaaacAGCTCTCCCCCTTCCCAGACGTCCGGCCTAGGTCCGGCCATCGGCCATCGCGGCTGCTGTAGTatgcggtggccgaaaaatgAGGAAATTTCCTAGTTGGCCCTCTCGATCCTTCCAAGCCCAGATCTGggttcaaacttttcaaaaaaccaacaaaaaaaacGCGAAGTGATCCCGAAACCCTTCGGTTTCTGGCCACCAATCCTCGGGGGTGGTTCCCTCAACCGACCACGGCGGCTCTGACTCGAACGAAGGTAGTTTCTTTCCCTCCCTTTTTTATCTTATATTATTCgcttatataaataaaaaataaatataacaaataaaaataactattgCAAATATCAACCTTTTCGATTGATTTGCTTTCCGTATTCAACTCTCGGTTTGCTGTGGAAATGcccctttttttattgatttttcgaTCCCTTTTTACAGTATATTcatggcttttttatagccgaaGTAAAACACTAAGTAAATCTGTTTTAGCGATTTGATTCGTAattttttgattcttttttccATATCTGTTTGATTTCTTTCCTTGTTGTGCAGGTGAAGGCGTGCGGCTCATGTGGGGTTTGGTTGCGGCGCGAGTTCACCCCTGAAACCCTAGAGTTTCTTGAATCTATTTTGGGCCACTGTATTTGGGCCTTTGTTTTATATTGGTTTGGGCTCTTATTGGCCTGTCTATAATTCGGGCCTTTTACCTGGGCCAAAATAGGGTATTACAGATATCAATGATGTGTACGAATAAtaattgttgacaccattttttggatgaaaacggggtcgacttgggttttgaaaaataaaaatgaaaacgggagtcgccaccgatcttttttgatgaggtgtgatcgggtcaccttgaaaagtgattgcttttaataaaagatttaattttattaaaacaacgggtttggtccatgaaattcagaaaaaacgggttcgggagtcggttacgtacgaggaaggattagcaccctcgtaacgcccaaaattggtacctagttgattagttaatgtcttaatgtcaaaaattgaaaactttgaagaaatttaaaatacgatccttaaaactCGGATgacatggattaaaattcaagaggatatttggctatttggttaaacgagaaatccAAACCCAACACATTAGGGCATGTTCCTCGAATTTCCGAACGcgaaacattgccttattttgaaattttgaaaggatatttggctatttggttgaacgagaaaaatcgaaacccagcacattagggcacgtttcctcgaatttccaaacgctaaatattgccttatttagaaaaatcctcatctcgagaaaacgacatgtcatatccaatgcgttaggacataacgtatcgaattcccgatacgagaatacatgccaaaaaaatttacttatttaaaaagacatttaattatctcgggtttagaaaagggattatgcccagtaagttaggacacgatcttttcttaattcccgagatcgtttaaaaacttgaatttgaaaagattcgtgtatttagatttattgcgaaaatcgaaacccagtaagttagggtacgactttctcaaatctaaacacgaaattttgCTTGTTCAAAAATCATGATTCATCGAATTAATCTAACTCGAAATGGTAGAAATGAAACTCGAGGTTAATATGCGTACAAGATAATATTGAATATGatagcataaaaaataatacaagcaacaATGGtaagaatgaataaaatagacaaattaataacatgcaaaataacaagtataagcaaataaaattaaaacatcctcttcaaagaataataaaacataaataaataataataataaattaacaaaattataaaaaatataaagtatgtatatatatgtgtattaaaattataaagtataaaaatatatatacatggatatgtatatatgtatatatatgaattataaaatatatgaaaaatatgtatgtacatataaagtatataaaaataagtaagtatatatatatcaaagatGTATACGTATAggtatatgataataataataataataataataataataataataataatacaaggtTAAAAGTCATTTAAACttagataaataaatagaatagaaatataataatactaataatattaatactaaaataatgctataacaatattaataaataaaagggtgataataatatcaataatgatAACCCCAGAAATAAGAttgataatatgaaaatatgataatacAAACAAGAATCATGCCATCAAACGATGTTAATAAACAATAGAAATAATAGTAGTAGCCACAATAatgcaaaatataatattaagattaaaCCAAAAAGATATCAAGTTAATCGACATGACGATAACAATAGCAGAAATCTAAAAAAAAGGACTAGATCGGGGTTCAAGCGAAATTAAAGGTAAAAAgcctaataaaataaataataaaacgtgAATAAGGATTTAAGTGGAATGCGCATAAAAGGATAGGGGACTGAAAGTGAGATTATTCTCGATTTTAAAATGCACAACTTTAACAGAGATTAAAGTGAAGCAAGAAACAAAATCATTGGGCagattaaaaaaagaataaaacgaaatagggaccaaaatgaaaacattaaaaattcggAAGGACCAATTTCGAAAATATCCCTTCAAGtgaaaaacacgcggatcctcctgGTAACAAGTCGGGTCGcgcaaaacggtgccgttttggcGCTAAAACCCCCCAgtgaaacggtgccgtttagaaaattctatttaaattaataatttaaaaaaaactttgcaACTGcagatagaaaagaaaaaagggccTCCCATTTCATTTTCTCTGTTAGGGTTTTAAAACCCTTTTTAGCCGCCATCGCAGCTCCACCGCTAATGGTGGTCGGAGACGCGCCATTTTAGGCTCTTAGCCTCTTTCAAGCGGATCCGAAGGCAAAGGTAAccccttttttttatcttcttgttgaaagggaaataaaacaaaataaataaaaaaagaaaaagaaaaagaaagaggaaagaTTGAAATCAAAAACAGGAAATcaccttgttttttttttctgctttttatttctttttttcttaatgttttctttcttttttttataaaaaatcggGACTCCCGATTACAGTGATGAAGCCCCCCTTTACATTGTTTTTTTTCGTGGTTTTTATAGCCACGGTTACTGTTAATCTATGCTACAGTCTTCTCCTGCTATTTTTGCCTTTTTTCTTGCTTCTGTTTCTGTCCTTTTTGCAGGTAAGATGAAGTCAACGAGAGGAGTCTTTGCCATTTCGGTGTAAGGTGGTCAGTCCTCGAGTGGTGGGCACGCTGTGGAGGCACGTGGGCAGCAAAGTGAACGGCacattagggttagggtttcaaattttttactgAAACAAGTTAAGGTTTTGGGCCTATTGGGCCCTGGGTCATGGGTTTGTAATTTGGGTTGTAGTTTTGGACCTGGGCATAAATTGGAtcttacaataataataataataataataataataatatgaatggtttttttatataaatcgAATCAACATaacaaattatgaaatatatgagaTAATTTAAGACATAACACAAACAGAAAAATTActttttgaaataattgaattgttgtgaaaaattatataaaatataatacaatacgaatataacataaaaatcatttaaacacaaacacaaatatAATACATGTGAATAGTGGTAGAGCCTGAAAATTTTTGGgagtcgaaattaaattgtatattttatgatagtaaaatgcaattgaattattttaatagcctatatatttataattttcaaagggttaaatcaaattttatcatttttaagagtagagtacaattttaccattattaatttaaaattttataaattataaaacttaaattaaaattttaccattttaggcCATGGCCAATATGGAAAATATGCAGAAAAACATCAACGCAAATTAAATGTAGAATGAAAAGAaacatgatataaaattaaaaattgaattgaataactaaaacaaataatatcacaaaaaaataacataaacataatataaatatataaatatatcaaattttacataaaattaattaaaatgtgctacaagtctttgtactttttaaaaattaagaatttaatccttatatttttatttcatggaaGTTAGTCTCTCcactctttatattttaaaattcaggtgcaattgttaactttttttggttaaaatatgtacaaatatTACAATCAACCAAAATATGTGCAATACCCTTTTAAGTCACATGAAACAAGGGCGAAGCCAGAAAATCGGTTTAAgagccgaaattaaattgtaatttttgcgatagtaaaaatgtaatttcaccattttaatagtttatatatttataaattttaaatgattaaatcaaatttttatcatatttagaGAGagccaaagtataattttacattttattaatttaaattttttaaagaaccTAGATAAAAATTTCCCATCTTACCAGTCCCTAATTAAGCCCGAAGCTATTAACCACATCTTGATACCAATGAAAgtattaaaagaaaacatta
This genomic stretch from Gossypium raimondii isolate GPD5lz chromosome 6, ASM2569854v1, whole genome shotgun sequence harbors:
- the LOC105773128 gene encoding uncharacterized protein LOC105773128 isoform X1; amino-acid sequence: MGLGLSVLIAMKATAWMLLYLFFSRFGFTVLAIPLLYASLISWLVSIASHPSIDLPMLLGKNPDGTFPILSTIMFSPYLYFNRAFSMARRFLTGDEPYSQICEGLYVGGWPASPRLLPPGNPAIIDCTSEFPRIKEFKGHSYLCVPTWDTRAPQPGQIESAVKWACRKRARNQPVYVHCAYGHGRSVAVMCALLVALGVVENWKAAEKYIRERRPCIKMNSLHYKALEEWSSSRLSSPKRNEELDVNSVSQSNSSGNTKASMVENKID